A genomic segment from Flavobacterium inviolabile encodes:
- a CDS encoding PfkB family carbohydrate kinase, which translates to MNKLLIVGTVAFDAIETPFGKTDKILGGAATYIGLSASFFNLKSAIVSVVGEDFPQEYLDSLKNRNIDISGLEVVKGGKTFFWSGRYHNDLNSRDTLDTQLNVLADFQPKVPADFKDADVVMLGNLHPIVQSSVLDQMESRPKLVVLDTMNFWMDCALPELLDVIKRVDVITINDEEARQLSGEYSLVKAAAKIQEMGPKFVVIKKGEHGALLFHNKEVFFAPALPLEEVFDPTGAGDTFAGGFSGYIAQSENVSFENLKNAIVYGSNLASFCVEEFGTQRMERLQKPEVLSRLKQFKALTQFEIALQE; encoded by the coding sequence ATGAATAAATTATTAATTGTAGGAACTGTTGCTTTTGATGCAATTGAAACACCGTTTGGAAAGACTGATAAAATTTTAGGTGGTGCTGCTACATATATTGGACTTTCGGCTTCTTTTTTTAATTTAAAGTCGGCTATAGTTTCTGTAGTTGGTGAAGATTTTCCACAAGAATATTTAGACTCACTTAAAAATAGAAATATTGATATCTCTGGACTTGAAGTTGTAAAAGGAGGAAAGACCTTCTTTTGGAGCGGACGTTATCACAACGATTTAAATTCAAGAGATACCTTAGATACACAATTGAATGTATTGGCAGATTTCCAGCCAAAAGTACCGGCAGATTTTAAAGATGCCGATGTAGTAATGTTAGGAAACTTGCATCCTATTGTACAAAGCAGTGTTTTGGATCAAATGGAATCACGTCCTAAATTAGTAGTATTGGATACCATGAACTTCTGGATGGATTGCGCTTTACCGGAATTACTGGATGTCATTAAAAGAGTAGATGTAATTACAATTAATGATGAAGAAGCACGCCAGTTATCCGGAGAATACTCTTTGGTGAAAGCGGCTGCTAAAATTCAGGAAATGGGACCTAAGTTTGTGGTAATCAAAAAAGGAGAGCACGGAGCATTATTGTTCCACAATAAAGAAGTTTTCTTTGCACCGGCTTTACCATTGGAAGAGGTTTTCGATCCAACAGGAGCCGGAGATACTTTTGCAGGAGGTTTTTCAGGATATATCGCGCAGAGCGAAAATGTTTCTTTTGAAAACCTTAAAAACGCCATTGTTTACGGATCCAATTTAGCATCGTTCTGTGTTGAAGAATTCGGAACGCAGCGAATGGAACGTTTGCAAAAACCGGAAGTACTGTCCCGCTTGAAACAATTTAAAGCATTAACGCAATTTGAAATTGCATTACAAGAATAA
- a CDS encoding acyl carrier protein: MSDIASRVKAIIVDKLGVDENEVVTEASFTNDLGADSLDTVELIMEFEKEFDIQIPDDQAENIATVGQAISYIEEAKK, encoded by the coding sequence ATGTCAGACATTGCATCAAGAGTAAAAGCGATTATCGTAGACAAATTAGGTGTTGACGAAAACGAAGTTGTAACGGAAGCAAGCTTCACTAACGATTTAGGAGCTGATTCATTAGACACTGTTGAGCTTATTATGGAGTTCGAAAAAGAATTCGATATTCAAATTCCAGATGACCAAGCTGAAAACATTGCTACTGTTGGCCAAGCTATCTCTTACATAGAAGAAGCTAAGAAATAA
- the dinB gene encoding DNA polymerase IV, translating to MESTPYFRKIIHVDMDAFYASVEQMDNPMLKGKPVAVGGSEVRGVVSAASYEARKFGVRSAMSGYLAKKNCPELIFVRPRFDRYKEISKKIRAIFHDYTDLVEPLSLDEAYLDVTENKKGNPSATLIAKEIRKRIFDEVGLTASAGISINKFVAKVASDINKPNGQKTINPEEVEQFLEELDIKKFYGIGKVTAEKMYQSGIFTGKDLKAKSVEYLEEHFGKSGVHYYSIVRGIHNSSVKPNRTLKSVGAERTFNINLSSEIFMEEKLENIAKELDKRMKPQKIAGKTVTLKIKYSDFTLQTRSKTLPYFISDKSLIFETAKELLYQEKMKDSVRLLGISLGNLNTEIKKAVVVQLKFDF from the coding sequence ATGGAATCGACTCCCTATTTCCGCAAAATTATCCATGTCGATATGGATGCTTTTTATGCTTCTGTTGAGCAAATGGACAACCCTATGCTTAAAGGGAAACCCGTTGCTGTTGGTGGTAGTGAAGTGCGGGGAGTGGTTTCGGCAGCGAGTTATGAAGCCCGGAAATTTGGTGTTCGGAGTGCAATGAGCGGCTATCTTGCCAAGAAAAATTGCCCGGAACTCATTTTTGTCCGGCCCCGTTTTGACCGTTATAAAGAGATCTCTAAAAAAATCCGTGCTATTTTTCATGATTATACGGATCTGGTGGAACCGCTTTCGCTGGATGAAGCCTATCTGGATGTTACCGAGAATAAAAAAGGAAACCCCAGTGCGACATTAATTGCCAAAGAAATCCGGAAACGGATTTTTGATGAAGTGGGCCTGACCGCTTCGGCTGGAATTTCCATTAATAAATTTGTGGCAAAAGTAGCCAGCGACATTAATAAACCAAACGGACAAAAAACCATCAACCCGGAAGAAGTGGAGCAATTTCTGGAAGAACTGGATATTAAAAAATTCTACGGAATTGGTAAGGTCACGGCGGAAAAAATGTATCAGAGCGGAATCTTTACCGGCAAGGATTTAAAAGCAAAATCGGTTGAATATTTAGAAGAACATTTTGGAAAAAGCGGCGTGCATTATTACAGCATTGTCAGGGGTATTCACAACAGTTCGGTAAAACCCAACCGGACGTTGAAATCAGTTGGCGCCGAAAGAACCTTTAACATCAATCTCTCTTCGGAAATCTTTATGGAAGAGAAGCTGGAAAACATTGCAAAAGAACTGGATAAGCGAATGAAGCCTCAAAAAATAGCCGGCAAAACCGTTACGCTTAAAATCAAATATTCCGATTTTACGTTGCAGACAAGAAGCAAGACGCTGCCGTATTTTATTTCGGATAAAAGCCTGATTTTTGAAACAGCCAAAGAATTGCTCTACCAGGAAAAAATGAAAGATTCGGTGCGTTTGCTCGGAATTTCTTTAGGAAACCTGAATACGGAAATAAAGAAAGCCGTTGTAGTACAGTTAAAATTTGATTTCTAA
- a CDS encoding amidophosphoribosyltransferase — MSDAIKHECGIALLRLKKPLEFYKEKYGSAFYGIQKMYLLMEKQHNRGQDGAGLASIKLDVEPGERYISRIRSNQAQPIQDIFAQVNQRINEELALHPEYNDNVELQKKEIPYIGELFLGHVRYGTFGKNSIESVHPFLRQNNWMHRNLIVAGNFNMTNVKELFDDLVRLGQHPKEMADTVTVMEKIGHFLDDEITDLYQECKNEGLSKRDASPVIAERLDIARILRRASKNWDGGYAMAGLLGHGDAFVTRDPAGIRPAFYYQDDEIVVVASERPVIQTVFNVPFEAIQEITPGHAIIVKKDGRVLDKQIREALPLKACSFERIYFSRGSDAEIYQERKDLGKLIMPAVLEAIDNDTDNTVFSYIPNTAETSFYGMVEAAQDFLNQRKISDILANKEVLTAEKLQDILSVKLRTEKVAIKDAKLRTFITEDSSRDDLVAHVYDVTYGVIKPTDNLVIIDDSIVRGTTLKKSIIKMMDRLHPKKIVIVSSAPQIRYPDCYGIDMAKLEGLVAFQAALELLKERNLYHIVEEVYQKSKAQENLPDSEVVNYVKEMYAPFTDQEISDKIAAMLTTSCVGAEVKIIFQTVENLHKACPKNLGDWYFTGDYPTNGGNRVVNRAFMNFYEGKDARAY, encoded by the coding sequence ATGAGTGACGCAATAAAACATGAGTGTGGCATTGCCCTTTTGAGATTAAAAAAACCATTGGAATTCTATAAAGAAAAATATGGTTCTGCTTTTTACGGGATACAGAAAATGTACCTGCTAATGGAAAAGCAGCACAACAGAGGGCAGGATGGAGCAGGTTTGGCAAGTATTAAATTAGATGTGGAACCGGGAGAGCGCTATATCAGCAGAATCAGATCCAATCAGGCGCAACCGATTCAGGACATTTTTGCACAAGTCAATCAAAGGATTAATGAAGAATTAGCGTTACATCCGGAGTATAACGACAATGTAGAACTACAGAAAAAAGAAATCCCTTATATCGGTGAACTGTTTTTAGGACACGTTCGTTACGGGACTTTTGGAAAAAACAGCATTGAAAGTGTACATCCGTTTTTACGTCAGAACAACTGGATGCACCGCAACCTGATTGTTGCCGGAAACTTTAATATGACGAATGTTAAAGAACTTTTCGACGATTTGGTACGATTAGGGCAGCATCCGAAAGAAATGGCTGATACCGTTACGGTAATGGAAAAAATCGGACATTTTCTGGATGATGAAATTACAGACCTGTATCAGGAATGTAAAAACGAAGGACTAAGCAAAAGAGATGCTTCTCCGGTAATTGCCGAAAGGCTGGATATTGCCCGTATTTTAAGACGTGCTTCCAAAAACTGGGATGGCGGATATGCAATGGCAGGACTTTTAGGTCATGGTGATGCATTCGTAACAAGAGATCCGGCAGGAATCCGTCCGGCATTTTATTACCAGGATGATGAAATCGTGGTGGTAGCATCCGAAAGACCGGTTATTCAGACCGTTTTTAATGTTCCGTTTGAAGCCATTCAGGAAATTACTCCGGGACATGCCATTATCGTAAAAAAAGACGGCCGCGTACTGGACAAACAAATCAGAGAGGCATTACCTTTAAAAGCCTGTTCTTTTGAAAGAATCTATTTTTCAAGAGGAAGCGATGCCGAAATTTACCAGGAACGTAAAGATTTGGGTAAACTGATCATGCCGGCTGTTTTAGAGGCTATTGATAATGATACGGACAATACGGTATTCTCATATATTCCCAATACTGCAGAAACCTCCTTTTACGGAATGGTGGAAGCGGCTCAGGATTTCTTAAACCAGCGTAAAATATCCGATATCTTAGCGAATAAAGAAGTTTTAACGGCTGAGAAGTTACAGGATATCCTTTCTGTAAAACTGAGAACCGAAAAAGTGGCGATTAAAGATGCGAAGCTGCGTACGTTTATTACAGAAGACAGCAGCCGTGATGATCTGGTAGCACACGTTTATGATGTGACCTACGGGGTTATTAAACCGACCGACAATCTGGTTATCATTGATGACAGTATTGTTCGCGGTACAACTTTAAAGAAAAGTATCATCAAAATGATGGACAGGCTGCATCCTAAAAAGATAGTGATTGTTTCTTCGGCGCCGCAGATCCGTTATCCGGATTGTTACGGTATCGATATGGCAAAACTGGAAGGACTGGTTGCTTTTCAGGCCGCTTTGGAATTGCTGAAAGAGCGTAACCTGTACCATATAGTGGAAGAAGTCTATCAAAAATCGAAAGCACAGGAAAATTTACCGGATAGTGAAGTGGTTAACTATGTAAAAGAAATGTATGCTCCTTTTACAGATCAGGAAATTTCCGATAAAATTGCTGCAATGCTGACTACTTCCTGTGTGGGAGCAGAGGTAAAAATCATCTTCCAGACCGTTGAAAATTTACACAAAGCATGTCCTAAAAATTTAGGAGATTGGTACTTTACAGGCGACTATCCGACAAATGGTGGTAATCGTGTTGTGAACCGGGCTTTTATGAATTTTTATGAAGGTAAGGATGCCCGTGCTTATTAA
- a CDS encoding superoxide dismutase, whose product MAFELPQLPYTYDALEPHIDARTMEIHHSKHHNAYTTNLNAAIAGTDLEGKSIEEILHNLDLSKAAVRNNGGGFYNHNLFWEVMSPNGGGQPTGELAEAITAAFGSFEEFKAQFSKAGATQFGSGWAWLCVQKGGKLDVCGTPNQDNPLMPGIGCGGTPILGMDVWEHAYYLNYQNRRPDYIEAFFNVINWAEVAKRFAAAK is encoded by the coding sequence ATGGCTTTCGAATTACCACAACTCCCATATACTTATGACGCCTTAGAGCCTCATATTGATGCCCGTACAATGGAAATACACCATTCCAAACATCACAATGCATACACTACAAATCTGAACGCTGCTATTGCAGGAACAGACCTGGAAGGAAAATCTATTGAAGAAATTCTTCACAATCTGGATTTATCCAAAGCTGCTGTACGTAATAATGGTGGTGGTTTTTACAATCACAATTTATTCTGGGAAGTAATGTCACCAAACGGCGGCGGACAACCAACAGGAGAATTAGCTGAGGCGATCACAGCGGCTTTTGGTTCTTTTGAAGAATTTAAAGCACAGTTTTCAAAAGCTGGAGCAACACAATTCGGTTCCGGATGGGCCTGGCTTTGTGTTCAGAAAGGCGGAAAACTGGATGTTTGCGGAACGCCTAACCAGGACAACCCGTTAATGCCGGGAATCGGATGCGGCGGTACGCCTATTTTAGGAATGGACGTATGGGAACATGCTTACTACCTGAACTATCAAAACAGAAGACCAGATTATATTGAAGCTTTCTTTAATGTAATTAACTGGGCTGAAGTAGCAAAACGTTTTGCAGCTGCGAAATAA
- a CDS encoding IPExxxVDY family protein, which produces MAIHKLLIDDFISEDYELIAIHATLEDYRLAYFINQKLPVTFEKSSKDIGIQIEEGKSHFTRFIFDDEANELFWNLIPNKTKIITRQTKATTLFEETEFDITTNIFLLPELKKVDYIIKIENTDDFFDLDSLIDQLLTIKQITMAYKIDQNKLKSKNNLIF; this is translated from the coding sequence ATGGCTATTCACAAACTACTGATTGACGATTTCATTTCCGAAGATTATGAATTGATTGCAATTCATGCTACCTTGGAAGATTATCGATTAGCCTATTTTATCAATCAGAAATTACCGGTTACCTTCGAAAAAAGCAGTAAAGACATCGGCATCCAGATCGAGGAGGGAAAAAGTCATTTTACCCGCTTTATTTTTGATGACGAAGCTAATGAATTGTTCTGGAATTTAATTCCGAACAAGACCAAAATAATAACCCGCCAAACGAAAGCAACAACCCTTTTTGAGGAAACAGAATTTGATATTACTACCAACATCTTCCTGCTTCCGGAATTAAAAAAAGTGGATTACATTATAAAAATCGAAAATACCGACGATTTTTTTGACCTGGACAGTTTAATCGACCAATTACTAACGATTAAACAGATCACCATGGCCTACAAAATCGATCAGAACAAACTAAAATCAAAAAATAATTTAATTTTCTAA
- the purN gene encoding phosphoribosylglycinamide formyltransferase, which translates to MRKIVIFASGSGSNAEKIILHFRDNSQIQVAAVFSNNATAKVLEKSEKLGVSTVIFDKNELFDGTVLEKIDTIRPDLIVLAGFLWKFPDSIIAHYPDKIINIHPALLPKYGGKGMYGMHVHRAVLENKEAETGITIHYVNEHYDEGGIVFQARTAVADCLTPEEIAHKVQLLEHDHFPVVIENLLKE; encoded by the coding sequence ATGAGAAAGATTGTGATATTTGCTTCTGGTTCGGGCTCTAACGCCGAAAAAATTATTTTACACTTCAGGGATAATAGCCAAATACAGGTGGCGGCAGTTTTTTCGAATAATGCCACTGCAAAAGTTTTGGAAAAATCGGAAAAATTGGGTGTTTCGACCGTAATTTTTGACAAAAACGAGCTTTTTGACGGAACTGTTCTGGAAAAAATCGACACAATTCGGCCGGATCTGATCGTTTTGGCAGGATTTCTTTGGAAGTTTCCGGACAGTATTATTGCGCATTATCCCGATAAAATCATCAATATTCATCCGGCATTATTACCGAAATATGGCGGTAAAGGAATGTATGGCATGCATGTTCACCGTGCCGTTCTGGAAAATAAAGAAGCGGAAACGGGGATTACAATACATTATGTAAACGAACATTATGACGAAGGCGGTATTGTATTTCAGGCACGGACAGCTGTTGCAGATTGTCTGACGCCCGAAGAAATTGCGCATAAAGTGCAGCTTCTGGAACACGACCATTTCCCGGTGGTGATTGAAAACCTGTTAAAAGAATAA
- the rnhA gene encoding ribonuclease HI translates to MSHEVHIYTDGAAKGNPGPGGYGVILQWVGKPYKKEFFEGFRLTTNNRMELLAVIVGLEKLKIQGTKVLVISDSRYVIDSVVKGWVFGWEKKNFDGKKNPDLWMRFLKIYRKHQVDFKWVKGHNNHPQNERCDELAVMASQLEKLSVDTFYEREQHN, encoded by the coding sequence GTGAGTCACGAAGTACATATATATACAGACGGTGCTGCCAAAGGCAATCCCGGTCCCGGCGGTTACGGTGTAATCCTGCAATGGGTGGGCAAACCGTATAAAAAAGAATTCTTTGAAGGTTTCCGTCTCACGACCAATAACAGGATGGAATTGCTGGCGGTAATCGTAGGACTTGAAAAGCTCAAAATACAGGGCACAAAAGTGCTGGTTATCTCCGATTCCAGATATGTGATTGATTCCGTAGTGAAAGGCTGGGTTTTCGGCTGGGAAAAGAAAAACTTTGACGGGAAGAAAAATCCGGATCTCTGGATGCGGTTTTTAAAGATTTACCGCAAACACCAGGTGGACTTCAAATGGGTAAAAGGACACAATAACCACCCTCAGAATGAACGATGTGACGAGCTGGCCGTAATGGCTTCACAGCTGGAAAAGCTTTCTGTGGATACCTTTTATGAAAGAGAGCAGCATAATTAG
- the pyk gene encoding pyruvate kinase, whose amino-acid sequence MPTRKKTKIVATLGPACSTREIIKDMIDAGVNVFRINFSHADYTDVKERIDIIRGLNEEFGYATSILADLQGPKLRVGVMKEDVVVSKGDEITFTTAEDILGTAQKVYMNYKEFPRDVNPGERILLDDGKLIFEVLETDKNTEVKAVVIQGGPLKSKKGVNLPNTKVSLPALTEKDIRDALFAIKNNVDWIALSFVRTPKDLEDLQDLIAANSDHKIPIIAKIEKPEAVENIDKIVAFADGLMVARGDLGVEMPAQEVPLIQKKLVHRAKTARIPVIIATQMMETMITSLTPTRAEVNDVANSVMDGADAVMLSGETSVGSYPVQVIEKMTQIIESVENSPLIKVPQNPPLVRTKRYITKSICYHAALMANDIDAKAISTLTNSGYTAFQISAWRPHSHILVFTSNKRIVTQLSLLWGVHTFLYDKLVSTDDTVEDINKISKEKGFVEEGDMLINLAAMPVIDKGMVNTLRISQIN is encoded by the coding sequence ATGCCGACAAGAAAAAAGACAAAAATTGTAGCAACACTTGGTCCTGCATGCAGTACAAGAGAGATCATTAAAGATATGATCGATGCAGGAGTAAATGTGTTTAGAATTAATTTTTCTCATGCAGATTATACCGATGTTAAAGAACGTATTGACATTATTAGAGGGCTAAACGAAGAATTTGGCTATGCAACATCCATACTGGCCGATTTACAGGGACCAAAACTGCGCGTAGGCGTTATGAAAGAAGATGTCGTAGTCAGCAAAGGCGATGAAATCACTTTCACCACTGCCGAAGACATTTTAGGTACTGCCCAAAAAGTATACATGAACTATAAAGAGTTCCCGAGAGATGTGAATCCCGGAGAACGCATCCTTCTGGACGACGGAAAGCTTATTTTCGAAGTTCTGGAAACCGATAAAAACACCGAAGTAAAAGCGGTTGTGATTCAGGGTGGTCCTTTAAAATCTAAAAAAGGGGTAAACCTTCCGAATACCAAAGTATCACTTCCGGCTTTAACCGAAAAAGATATCCGTGATGCGCTTTTTGCCATTAAAAACAATGTGGACTGGATTGCGCTTTCATTCGTTAGAACACCGAAAGACCTGGAAGATTTACAGGATCTGATCGCTGCAAATTCCGACCATAAAATTCCGATTATTGCTAAAATTGAAAAACCGGAAGCTGTTGAAAACATTGATAAAATCGTTGCTTTTGCCGATGGTTTAATGGTTGCCCGTGGTGACCTGGGTGTGGAAATGCCGGCTCAGGAAGTACCGCTGATCCAGAAAAAACTGGTACACCGAGCTAAAACAGCTCGTATACCGGTAATCATTGCCACACAAATGATGGAAACAATGATCACCAGCCTAACACCTACCCGTGCAGAAGTAAACGACGTGGCAAACTCCGTAATGGATGGTGCCGATGCCGTAATGCTTTCCGGAGAAACGTCTGTGGGTAGTTACCCGGTTCAGGTAATTGAGAAAATGACACAGATTATTGAGAGCGTTGAAAACTCTCCTTTAATTAAAGTACCTCAAAATCCGCCATTGGTAAGAACCAAACGCTACATTACAAAATCGATTTGTTACCACGCCGCTTTAATGGCTAATGATATTGATGCCAAAGCCATTTCAACTTTAACAAATAGCGGTTATACGGCTTTCCAGATTTCGGCATGGAGACCTCATTCCCATATTCTGGTATTTACTTCAAACAAACGAATTGTAACACAATTGAGCCTGCTTTGGGGGGTACATACATTCCTATACGATAAATTGGTCAGCACTGACGATACCGTAGAGGATATCAATAAAATTTCGAAAGAAAAAGGATTTGTCGAAGAAGGCGACATGCTTATCAATCTTGCCGCCATGCCGGTGATTGACAAAGGGATGGTTAATACCTTACGAATCTCGCAGATCAACTAA
- the rnc gene encoding ribonuclease III: MSIIKKIFSNSRSNEDGIFFDEIQKILGFKPANLNHYRKAFTHRSMNKTDEDGNPLNYERLEFLGDAMLGSVIAAHLFNMVPTGDEGYLTKMRSKIVSREHLNELGKDLNLIKHVESKVSTQHFGENIHGNLFEALIGAIYLDRGFTYCEKFIHKKVITPYVDIPKLEGKVISYKSLVIEWCQKEKLSFHYDVFEDNGNEGIKYFGVKLKIDNKIVARARATSKKKAEEKASQRAYFAFQEKMNKK; this comes from the coding sequence ATGAGTATTATCAAAAAAATATTTTCAAATTCCCGCTCTAATGAAGACGGGATTTTTTTTGATGAAATCCAAAAAATATTAGGATTCAAACCCGCAAATTTAAACCATTACCGCAAGGCTTTCACCCACCGTTCGATGAACAAAACGGACGAGGATGGAAACCCGCTTAACTACGAACGTTTGGAGTTTTTAGGCGATGCCATGCTGGGCTCTGTTATTGCAGCCCACCTTTTCAATATGGTTCCCACCGGCGATGAAGGCTATCTGACCAAGATGCGCTCCAAAATCGTGAGCCGGGAACACCTTAACGAATTGGGCAAGGACCTGAACCTGATCAAACACGTGGAAAGCAAAGTGTCTACCCAGCATTTTGGTGAGAATATACACGGAAATTTATTCGAAGCCTTAATCGGCGCCATTTACCTGGACAGAGGGTTTACCTATTGTGAGAAATTTATCCATAAAAAGGTAATCACTCCTTATGTCGATATCCCGAAACTGGAAGGAAAAGTAATCAGCTATAAAAGTCTTGTCATTGAATGGTGCCAGAAAGAAAAGCTGTCATTCCATTATGATGTTTTTGAAGACAACGGAAACGAAGGCATTAAATATTTTGGCGTTAAATTAAAGATTGACAACAAGATCGTTGCAAGAGCAAGAGCAACGTCTAAGAAAAAAGCAGAAGAGAAAGCCTCACAAAGAGCCTATTTTGCTTTTCAGGAAAAGATGAACAAAAAGTAA
- the fabF gene encoding beta-ketoacyl-ACP synthase II, giving the protein MKLRRVVVTGLGALTPIGNNIQEYWNGLINGVSGAAPITYFDATNFKTQFACELKGFNVENFIDRKEARKMDRYAQYAMVSSEEAVNDANFNFDKLDKDRVGVIWGSGIGGLETFQQEVMDFAKGSGIPKFNPFFIPKMIADIAGGHISIKYGFRGPNFTTVSACASSTNALIDAFNYIRLGHADVMVTGGSEAAVTIAGMGGFNAMHALSTRNNDPKTASRPMDKDREGFVLGEGAGALILEEYEHAVARGARIYCEIGGGGMSADAHHITAPHPEGFGAKNVMLNCLRDAGLQPTDVDGVNMHGTSTPLGDIAESKAIQHVFGEHAYTLNLNSTKSMTGHLLGAAGAIEAIASILSIVHGIVPPTINHFTDDENIDNKLNFTFNQAQKRDMKVVMSNTFGFGGHNACVLVKKIEL; this is encoded by the coding sequence ATGAAATTAAGACGAGTTGTAGTAACGGGATTAGGTGCACTTACTCCTATTGGTAACAATATTCAAGAATACTGGAATGGTCTTATTAATGGTGTAAGCGGAGCGGCTCCAATTACTTATTTTGATGCAACCAACTTCAAAACACAATTTGCTTGTGAGCTAAAAGGTTTTAATGTTGAAAATTTCATAGATCGTAAAGAGGCTCGTAAAATGGACCGTTATGCGCAATATGCAATGGTTTCATCTGAAGAGGCGGTTAACGATGCTAATTTCAATTTTGACAAATTAGATAAAGACAGAGTTGGTGTTATCTGGGGATCCGGTATTGGCGGTTTGGAAACTTTCCAGCAGGAAGTTATGGATTTTGCAAAAGGAAGTGGTATTCCTAAGTTCAATCCGTTCTTTATACCAAAAATGATTGCGGATATCGCCGGAGGTCACATTTCAATAAAATACGGATTCAGAGGTCCGAACTTCACTACAGTTTCGGCTTGTGCTTCCTCTACAAATGCATTAATTGATGCTTTTAACTATATCCGTTTAGGCCATGCTGATGTTATGGTTACGGGTGGTTCTGAAGCAGCAGTTACCATTGCAGGTATGGGTGGTTTTAATGCGATGCATGCCCTTTCTACAAGAAACAACGATCCCAAAACAGCTTCCCGCCCTATGGACAAAGACCGTGAAGGTTTTGTACTAGGAGAAGGAGCCGGTGCTTTAATTCTGGAAGAATACGAACACGCTGTGGCTCGTGGTGCCAGAATCTATTGCGAAATTGGCGGTGGCGGAATGTCAGCAGATGCACACCACATTACAGCTCCGCATCCGGAAGGATTTGGTGCTAAAAATGTAATGTTGAACTGTTTGAGAGATGCCGGTTTACAACCAACGGATGTAGACGGTGTGAACATGCACGGAACTTCTACACCATTAGGCGATATTGCCGAAAGCAAAGCTATTCAGCACGTATTTGGCGAACACGCTTATACGTTAAACCTGAATTCAACAAAATCAATGACCGGACACTTACTGGGTGCTGCCGGAGCCATTGAAGCAATTGCTTCTATTCTTTCTATCGTACACGGAATTGTTCCTCCAACGATCAACCATTTTACCGATGATGAAAACATCGATAACAAATTAAACTTCACCTTCAATCAGGCTCAGAAAAGAGACATGAAAGTTGTGATGAGTAATACCTTTGGTTTTGGCGGACACAATGCTTGCGTATTAGTTAAAAAAATAGAGCTATAG